In one Sesamum indicum cultivar Zhongzhi No. 13 linkage group LG12, S_indicum_v1.0, whole genome shotgun sequence genomic region, the following are encoded:
- the LOC105175568 gene encoding uncharacterized protein LOC105175568 isoform X4, translating to MVMELSSNMERLGNEIAHGWPLGLIGNSDSGIRVVIDTSHQAAPPQPRPRNHTSQLHRCSSFSSFSSSNLDTESTASFFPDQSVSLGRLIGLRTSNKGRLYCEQDQNDAVIRATAKTPIKPYLSQSNNCITLHISASAMASFAARSVLRSASRGATPRLSAVLKPRASPSPFRISSQKPLSARIFRSPVEMSSVSVVSMLPYHTATASAVLTSMLSVAPRSHAWTLEDG from the exons ATGGTCATGGAG TTAAGTAGTAATATGGAACGCCTTGGCAATGAGATAGCGCATGGATGGCCGCTTGGTTTAATTGGAAACAGCGACTCCGGAATCAGAGTGGTGATAGACACCTCCCACCAGGCTGCACCACCACAACCACGACCACGTAACCACACCTCTCAGCTCCACCGTTGCTCAAGTTTCTCATCATTCTCCTCCTCCAATCTTGACACTGAG TCCACAGCATCTTTTTTCCCGGACCAAAGTGTATCGCTAGGACGCCTAATTGGACTAAGAACGAGCAATAAAGGAAGGTTGTACTGTGAACAGGACCAGAAT gACGCAGTAATTCGGGCTACAGCTAAAACCCCAATAAAGCCCTACCTCAGTCAATCGAACAACTGTATTACGCTACACATCTCTGCATCCGCCATGGCCTCCTTCGCCGCCAGGTCAGTCCTCCGCTCAGCCAGCCGAGGCGCCACCCCCAGACTCTCCGCCGTTCTCAAGCCTAGGGCTTCTCCTTCTCCATTTCGCATCTCATCGCAAAAGCCGCTCTCCGCTCGCATTTTCAG GTCACCTGTGGAGATGAGCAGTGTTAGTGTGGTCTCGATGTTGCCGTACCACACTGCAACTGCCTCGGCGGTGCTCACTTCCATGCTCTCTGTTGCTCCTCGCAGCCACGCTTGGACTCTTGAAG ATGGATGA
- the LOC105175568 gene encoding uncharacterized protein LOC105175568 isoform X2, whose translation MVMELSSNMERLGNEIAHGWPLGLIGNSDSGIRVVIDTSHQAAPPQPRPRNHTSQLHRCSSFSSFSSSNLDTESTASFFPDQSVSLGRLIGLRTSNKGRLYCEQDQNDAVIRATAKTPIKPYLSQSNNCITLHISASAMASFAARSVLRSASRGATPRLSAVLKPRASPSPFRISSQKPLSARIFRSPVEMSSVSVVSMLPYHTATASAVLTSMLSVAPRSHAWTLEDCNDDV comes from the exons ATGGTCATGGAG TTAAGTAGTAATATGGAACGCCTTGGCAATGAGATAGCGCATGGATGGCCGCTTGGTTTAATTGGAAACAGCGACTCCGGAATCAGAGTGGTGATAGACACCTCCCACCAGGCTGCACCACCACAACCACGACCACGTAACCACACCTCTCAGCTCCACCGTTGCTCAAGTTTCTCATCATTCTCCTCCTCCAATCTTGACACTGAG TCCACAGCATCTTTTTTCCCGGACCAAAGTGTATCGCTAGGACGCCTAATTGGACTAAGAACGAGCAATAAAGGAAGGTTGTACTGTGAACAGGACCAGAAT gACGCAGTAATTCGGGCTACAGCTAAAACCCCAATAAAGCCCTACCTCAGTCAATCGAACAACTGTATTACGCTACACATCTCTGCATCCGCCATGGCCTCCTTCGCCGCCAGGTCAGTCCTCCGCTCAGCCAGCCGAGGCGCCACCCCCAGACTCTCCGCCGTTCTCAAGCCTAGGGCTTCTCCTTCTCCATTTCGCATCTCATCGCAAAAGCCGCTCTCCGCTCGCATTTTCAG GTCACCTGTGGAGATGAGCAGTGTTAGTGTGGTCTCGATGTTGCCGTACCACACTGCAACTGCCTCGGCGGTGCTCACTTCCATGCTCTCTGTTGCTCCTCGCAGCCACGCTTGGACTCTTGAAG ATTGCAACGATGATGTATGA
- the LOC105175569 gene encoding protein E6, with amino-acid sequence MASSAKQFSLFLLLITLLSPLHTHADTRQIFNKVPSTGNKNAVPNDVKEAPNNQQEQPNFLPDNGNSYGLYGHDTGLLPPSTTTGEPASTSLYDTETKQPVHKYLPKNYNTVAYVTEPEEVSDSNTFAQEKTYTTNPNSDNVNYHNARQNYYNSQQEEEETEHRSYAATTNNRDNNNYYYYNGGSSFNSQAQPQGLSDTRYRGDATLNRRERNSDNGFEPQGMSDTRSVGNGKYYYDINTGRYSRNHPYESLRGVGARNAYNNRNYYGNSENNGYELSSENSIGGGYQNQEEFQDEENYTMP; translated from the coding sequence ATGGCTTCCTCAGCCAAGCAATTttccctcttcctcctccttaTAACCCTCTTATCTCCATTGCATACTCATGCAGATACTCGCCAAATCTTCAACAAAGTCCCCAGTACTGGCAACAAAAATGCTGTCCCAAACGATGTTAAAGAAGCTCCAAATAATCAACAAGAACAACCCAACTTCCTCCCCGACAATGGAAATAGTTACGGCCTTTACGGCCACGACACCGGCCTACTCCCTCCATCCACCACCACCGGCGAACCAGCCAGCACCTCACTATACGACACTGAAACCAAACAACCAGTCCACAAATACCTGCCCAAGAACTACAACACTGTGGCATATGTCACTGAGCCAGAAGAAGTAAGCGACAGCAACACATTTGCGCAAGAAAAAACTTACACCACAAATCCTAACAGCGACAACGTGAACTATCACAATGCCCGACAGAACTATTACAACAGCCagcaagaagaagaggaaacaGAGCACAGAAGCTACGCCGCCACCACAAACAACAGAGACAACAACAATTACTACTACTACAACGGCGGAAGCAGCTTCAATAGCCAGGCCCAACCCCAAGGGCTGAGCGACACCAGGTACAGGGGCGACGCCACCTTGAACAGGCGTGAAAGAAACTCCGACAACGGCTTCGAGCCGCAGGGAATGAGCGATACTAGATCAGTGGGAAATGGGAAGTACTATTATGATATTAACACTGGGAGATACAGCAGAAACCACCCGTATGAGAGCCTGAGAGGGGTTGGAGCAAGAAATGCGTACAACAACAGGAATTACTATGGAAACAGTGAAAACAATGGCTACGAGTTGAGCAGTGAAAACTCCATTGGAGGAGGATATCAGAACCAAGAAGAGTTCCAAGATGAAGAAAACTACACTATGCCTTGA
- the LOC105175567 gene encoding uncharacterized protein At4g28440-like, giving the protein MATKTPTTTTQQQGAAAGNKPGLRKPVFVKVDALKPGTNGHTLVVKVVNSNTVLNKKPRNPTFRGPQNQNTRIAECLVGDETGTILFTARNEQVELMKPGNTVILRNAKIDMFKGSMRLAVDKWGRIEVAEPAKFVVKEDNNLSLVEYELVNVVEES; this is encoded by the exons ATGGCAACCAAAACCCCGACGACAACAACGCAGCAGCAAGGCGCCGCCGCAGGAAACAAGCCGGGGCTGCGCAAGCCTGTCTTCGTCAAAGTTGACGCTTTGAAGCCCGGTACAAATGGCCACACCCTCGTAGTAAAAGTAGTGAATTCTAACACCGTTCTCAACAAGAAGCCTCGTAACCCGACTTTTCGTGGGCCTCAAAACCAGAATACGAGAATCGCTGAATGCCTCGTCGGCGATGAAACCGGAACTATCCTCTTCACTGCTCGCAACGAGCAAG TTGAGTTAATGAAGCCAGGTAACACTGTGATACTTCGAAATGCGAAAATTGACATGTTCAAGGGGTCTATGAGGCTAGCTGTGGATAAGTGGGGCCGCATTGAGGTTGCTGAACCTGCAAAATTTGTGGTCAAAGAGGATAACAATTTGTCGCTAGTAGAATACGAGCTGGTTAATGTTGTTGAGGAATCTTGA
- the LOC105175568 gene encoding uncharacterized protein LOC105175568 isoform X3: MVMELSSNMERLGNEIAHGWPLGLIGNSDSGIRVVIDTSHQAAPPQPRPRNHTSQLHRCSSFSSFSSSNLDTESTASFFPDQSVSLGRLIGLRTSNKGRLYCEQDQNDAVIRATAKTPIKPYLSQSNNCITLHISASAMASFAARSVLRSASRGATPRLSAVLKPRASPSPFRISSQKPLSARIFRSPVEMSSVSVVSMLPYHTATASAVLTSMLSVAPRSHAWTLEGL; this comes from the exons ATGGTCATGGAG TTAAGTAGTAATATGGAACGCCTTGGCAATGAGATAGCGCATGGATGGCCGCTTGGTTTAATTGGAAACAGCGACTCCGGAATCAGAGTGGTGATAGACACCTCCCACCAGGCTGCACCACCACAACCACGACCACGTAACCACACCTCTCAGCTCCACCGTTGCTCAAGTTTCTCATCATTCTCCTCCTCCAATCTTGACACTGAG TCCACAGCATCTTTTTTCCCGGACCAAAGTGTATCGCTAGGACGCCTAATTGGACTAAGAACGAGCAATAAAGGAAGGTTGTACTGTGAACAGGACCAGAAT gACGCAGTAATTCGGGCTACAGCTAAAACCCCAATAAAGCCCTACCTCAGTCAATCGAACAACTGTATTACGCTACACATCTCTGCATCCGCCATGGCCTCCTTCGCCGCCAGGTCAGTCCTCCGCTCAGCCAGCCGAGGCGCCACCCCCAGACTCTCCGCCGTTCTCAAGCCTAGGGCTTCTCCTTCTCCATTTCGCATCTCATCGCAAAAGCCGCTCTCCGCTCGCATTTTCAG GTCACCTGTGGAGATGAGCAGTGTTAGTGTGGTCTCGATGTTGCCGTACCACACTGCAACTGCCTCGGCGGTGCTCACTTCCATGCTCTCTGTTGCTCCTCGCAGCCACGCTTGGACTCTTGAAG GGTTGTGA
- the LOC105175568 gene encoding uncharacterized protein LOC105175568 isoform X1, producing MVMELSSNMERLGNEIAHGWPLGLIGNSDSGIRVVIDTSHQAAPPQPRPRNHTSQLHRCSSFSSFSSSNLDTESTASFFPDQSVSLGRLIGLRTSNKGRLYCEQDQNDAVIRATAKTPIKPYLSQSNNCITLHISASAMASFAARSVLRSASRGATPRLSAVLKPRASPSPFRISSQKPLSARIFRSPVEMSSVSVVSMLPYHTATASAVLTSMLSVAPRSHAWTLEGQERTR from the exons ATGGTCATGGAG TTAAGTAGTAATATGGAACGCCTTGGCAATGAGATAGCGCATGGATGGCCGCTTGGTTTAATTGGAAACAGCGACTCCGGAATCAGAGTGGTGATAGACACCTCCCACCAGGCTGCACCACCACAACCACGACCACGTAACCACACCTCTCAGCTCCACCGTTGCTCAAGTTTCTCATCATTCTCCTCCTCCAATCTTGACACTGAG TCCACAGCATCTTTTTTCCCGGACCAAAGTGTATCGCTAGGACGCCTAATTGGACTAAGAACGAGCAATAAAGGAAGGTTGTACTGTGAACAGGACCAGAAT gACGCAGTAATTCGGGCTACAGCTAAAACCCCAATAAAGCCCTACCTCAGTCAATCGAACAACTGTATTACGCTACACATCTCTGCATCCGCCATGGCCTCCTTCGCCGCCAGGTCAGTCCTCCGCTCAGCCAGCCGAGGCGCCACCCCCAGACTCTCCGCCGTTCTCAAGCCTAGGGCTTCTCCTTCTCCATTTCGCATCTCATCGCAAAAGCCGCTCTCCGCTCGCATTTTCAG GTCACCTGTGGAGATGAGCAGTGTTAGTGTGGTCTCGATGTTGCCGTACCACACTGCAACTGCCTCGGCGGTGCTCACTTCCATGCTCTCTGTTGCTCCTCGCAGCCACGCTTGGACTCTTGAAG GGCAAGAAAGGACTAGATGA